Proteins encoded within one genomic window of Phaeodactylum tricornutum CCAP 1055/1 chromosome 27, whole genome shotgun sequence:
- a CDS encoding predicted protein, translating into MTDSSPSSLRSLIYDPSGPSLKVLDQLKVPAEKAYIDVTDIQTAWSVIRNMQIRGAPLIAIVASLGLAVDLVSPASTMDLDSMISMHGDRHGPVILSYIQGKIDYLETSRPTAVNLFNALSELRQALLHAHDETSTTKTSTDSPRERMVQAVMKHAEFMLERDMKDCQRIGQHGADEILRDAVNKVTILTICNTGALACSAYGTALGVVRAVRERGQLKSIIALETRPYNQGSRLTAFEIVEEDMPGGILICDSMAAALMKKGGVDAVVVGADRVCANGDTANKIGTYSLALVAAAHDVPVYVAAPFTTLDVSLTHGDQIVIEERPGDELISTSQAPSSIAVWNPAFDVTPARYLAGIITEKGVIRPTVDGVMDVASFVARHQDEGASIEGVPADMIKLKVPHDYSEQSTKTLPSFLIKNAPKVMDILGTTCVDDLECVEVGDGNLNLVFIVANHKSGIKMIVKQSLPYVRCVGHSWPLTLERSFFEYKALVAEKEACPNFVPSVYYFSKSNGIIAMEYLAPPCIILRKGLIQGIRYPTMAADMGTFCAQTFFKTSGFRLSPTQLRQQVQFWSRNVEMCALTEQVVFTEPYMQADNNHWTTPQLDEDKKAIENDNVLKVAAAMWKAKFLSKTQSLIHADLHTGSVMCAPEPGKTYVIDPEFAFYGPMGFDTGAFVANLVLAYVSQPGHANGDDYATWILEQIAVFWNTLVAQFVALWKDPLEHTGFLYGAETLESASYECQVAFFSDLLTDTLGFAGMKMLRRVVGIAHVEDLESIEDAEVRSQCERRAIEIAKKFIKSAESFRSIEEAIECARSQQ; encoded by the coding sequence ATGACAGACTCTTCCCCTTCCAGCTTACGATCGCTCATTTATGATCCTTCTGGCCCTTCGTTAAAAGTTTTGGATCAGCTAAAAGTCCCTGCAGAAAAGGCTTACATTGATGTAACGGACATTCAGACAGCGTGGTCCGTCATTCGCAATATGCAGATTCGGGGTGCCCCTTTGATTGCGATTGTAGCCAGTCTCGGACTCGCTGTTGATTTGGTCAGCCCTGCATCCACCATGGATCTCGATTCAATGATTTCCATGCACGGTGATAGACACGGACCAGTGATTCTGTCGTATATTCAAGGCAAGATTGATTATCTCGAAACGTCCCGACCCACGGCAGTCAACTTGTTCAATGCTCTGTCCGAACTCCGACAAGCCCTTCTTCACGCCCACGACGAAACTAGCACAACCAAGACATCGACGGATTCGCCCCGCGAACGCATGGTGCAGGCTGTGATGAAGCACGCCGAATTCATGCTGGAACGCGATATGAAGGATTGTCAACGAATTGGCCAACATGGAGCGGATGAGATTCTCCGTGACGCGGTAAACAAGGTCACGATCTTGACGATCTGCAACACGGGGGCCTTGGCGTGCTCGGCGTACGGCACCGCGCTCGGTGTCGTTAGGGCAGTTCGCGAGCGAGGACAACTCAAGTCCATTATTGCCTTGGAAACGCGTCCTTACAATCAAGGATCCCGCTTAACGGCGTTCGAGATTGTTGAAGAAGATATGCCGGGAGGTATTCTCATTTGCGACAGTATGGCTGCAGCGCTTATGAAAAAAGGCGgcgtcgatgccgtcgtAGTTGGAGCCGATCGGGTCTGTGCAAATGGCGATACGGCCAACAAAATCGGCACTTACTCGCTGGCGCTAGTCGCGGCCGCCCACGATGTCCCAGTCTACGTTGCGGCTCCGTTTACCACGCTGGACGTTTCCTTGACGCACGGCGATCAAATCGTGATTGAAGAGCGACCCGGCGACGAACTCATTTCTACCAGTCAAGCACCGTCCAGTATTGCTGTTTGGAATCCAGCGTTTGATGTGACACCTGCGCGCTATTTGGCTGGCATCATAACAGAAAAGGGTGTCATTCGACCCACTGTGGATGGAGTGATGGACGTGGCGAGTTTTGTGGCCCGCCATCAGGACGAGGGCGCATCTATAGAAGGCGTGCCCGCAGATATGATCAAACTCAAGGTACCGCACGACTACTCTGAGCAGTCAACCAAAACATTGCCTTCTTTCTTGATCAAAAATGCTCCTAAAGTCATGGATATTTTGGGCACAACATGTGTGGACGATTTGGAATGTGTCGAAGTAGGAGACGGAAATCTGAATCTAGTTTTCATCGTGGCAAATCACAAAAGCGGAATAAAAATGATTGTGAAACAGTCTCTACCATACGTGCGCTGCGTGGGCCACTCATGGCCTCTGACGCTTGAACGCTCCTTTTTCGAGTACAAGGCGTTGGTagccgaaaaagaagcgtgTCCTAACTTTGTTCCTTCGGTTTACtacttttccaaatccaaCGGAATCATCGCCATGGAATACTTGGCCCCTCCTTGTATCATTTTGCGTAAAGGCCTTATTCAGGGCATTCGCTACCCAACTATGGCAGCCGATATGGGTACATTTTGCGCACAaacctttttcaaaacaagCGGCTTCCGACTTTCACCGACGCAGTTGCGCCAACAGGTGCAGTTTTGGAGTCGCAACGTCGAAATGTGTGCATTGACCGAGCAAGTAGTTTTCACTGAACCATACATGCAGGCCGACAACAATCACTGGACGACCCCGCAGTTGGATGAAGATAAGAAGGCGATTGAGAATGACAACGTACTCAAAGTGGCGGCGGCAATGTGGAAGGCCAAGTTTTTGTCCAAAACTCAATCGTTGATCCACGCCGATTTACATACCGGGTCGGTCATGTGTGCACCAGAGCCTGGTAAAACCTACGTGATTGATCCGGAATTTGCCTTTTACGGACCAATGGGTTTCGACACAGGTGCTTTTGTGGCGAATCTAGTATTAGCATATGTTTCGCAGCCCGGCCACGCTAATGGCGATGACTATGCTACCTGGATTTTAGAGCAGATCGCTGTCTTCTGGAACACACTCGTTGCGCAATTTGTGGCTCTCTGGAAAGACCCGTTGGAGCATACAGGTTTCCTGTACGGTGCCGAAACCCTCGAATCTGCATCCTATGAGTGTCAAGTAGCCTTCTTTTCCGACCTTTTGACCGATACGCTCGGTTTTGCAGGAATGAAGATGCTGCGGCGTGTTGTCGGCATCGCTCACGtggaagacttggaaagCATTGAGGACGCGGAAGTCCGATCCCAGTGTGAACGGCGTGCCATTGAAATTGCCAAAAAGTTTATCAAGTCGGCTGAATCATTTAGATCGATCGAGGAAGCCATAGAGTGTGCGCGTAGTCAGCAGTAA
- a CDS encoding predicted protein, with translation MVRPLWVLVLALVGVVLESVAAHSQENFGGFCGGGDGTPTCAIGICSSHSLCGPCEVGTCETSLACSLDGTNTICAGSDLERRLKQKLPLRESEAPTSTSPTLTENDYYCTGKCTCAANFCNSDNDCGGGREYCQGGNVSSMFGYNMTTACSGTCVPALQLDACGAGLCTTDVDCGSENKTCLNLVGEECGGFCNGLASTVSHDRHEISVPSACADRSCSSDSECKTGNEFCLDFNSKVPCSGTCATTTTLDARSSCMMNTCSVNRDCIEPLEFCSQAQEGTRCSGLCIPMEIEEEEESSTRTSTITNPFMGSNDFLMTTNEGVFQVTGCAIGACSSDSDCSADSEFCFVSADSPSCSGVCLPLEEIEVNGSCTLSSCTFDEDCNIGLETCVGGGSVFTPCSGSCLLLDIEEEGDDSLVVVSECSNSTCRSDLDCITELEVCDGMDTQNNDTCSGVCISIDGQLCPLESCNSDDDCIDLTAVCQNATDNFTCSGTCESIQCPVTDEEVQSCSMDNDCLSGLESCQGFDLQFACSGTCSILAGECPEESSNASVSTGKELVLANASVCLAPGRPARPRVSALTDKNVLVQMIMNRAAVAAKPFHYDSAIIVASSCQTLAKDLISGHYSLRNERYL, from the exons ATGGTACGACCCCTGTGGGTGCTAGTTCTTGCGTTGGTCGGAGTCGTCTTGGAATCGGTTGCAGCCCACAGTCAGGAGAATTTTGGTGGGTTCTGCGGCGGCGGAGATGGAACGCCGACTTGTGCGATTGGAATTTGCAGCTCCCACAGCTTATGTGGCCCCTGTGAGGTTGGAACTTGCGAAACTTCCCTGGCGTGCTCCCTTGATGGAACAAACACAATTTGTGCAGGCTCGGACTTGGAACGACGATTGAAACAGAAGTTGCCGCTGCGAGAGTCCGAGGCACCAACATCAACATCACCGACTCTCACGGAAAACGACTATTATTGTACCGGAAAATGTACCTGTGCTGCAAACTTTTGCAACTCGGATAACGACTGTGGCGGGGGAAGAGAGTACTGCCAAGGAGGTAATGTCTCCTCGATGTTTGGCTATAACATGACAACAGCTTGTTCCGGTACCTGTGTTCCGGCCCTTCAACTCGACGCGTGTGGCGCTGGTCTGTGCACAACAGACGTTGATTGCGGCAGCGAGAACAAAACGTGTCTAAATCTAGTTGGTGAAGAATGTGGGGGCTTTTGCAACGGGCTAGCATCCACTGTCAGCCACGACAGACACGAAATCTCTGTTCCTTCCGCGTGTGCCGACCGTTCGTGCAGTTCCGATTCTGAATGCAAAACAGGAAACGAATTTTGTCTCGACTTTAATAGCAAGGTTCCTTGCAGTGGAACGTGtgcaaccaccaccacttTAGATGCGCGGAGCTCCTGTATGATGAACACATGCTCAGTCAACCGTGACTGCATCGAGCCTTTGGAATTCTGCTCACAGGCCCAGGAAGGAACACGTTGCAGCGGCTTGTGCATTCCTatggaaattgaagaagaggaggagaGTAGTACCAGAACCAGTACAATTacaaatcctttcatgggCTCCAACGACTTCTTGATGACCACCAACGAAGGTGTCTTTCAGGTTACTGGCTGCGCAATTGGGGCGTGTAGCTCAGACAGTGATTGCAGCGCTGATTCAGAgttttgctttgtttctGCAGATTCACCGTCCTGCTCAGGAGTCTGCTTACCATTAGAAGAGATTGAAGTTAACGGTTCCTGCACGCTTTCGTCATGTACTTTTGATGAAGACTGCAACATTGGATTGGAAACCTGCGTGGGCGGGGGTAGCGTCTTTACTCCTTGTTCAGGTTCCTGCCTCTTGCTTGATATTGAAGAAGAGGGAGACGATAGCCTTGTCGTCGTTAGCGAATGCTCTAACTCGACCTGCAGGTCTGACTTGGACTGCATTACGGAACTCGAAGTTTGCGATGGAATGGATACGCAGAACAATGACACTTGTTCTGGGGTTTGCATTTCAATCGATGGGCAGCTTTGTCCGTTGGAGAGCTGCAattccgacgacgattgCATCGATCTGACTGCTGTTTGCCAAAACGCCACCGACAATTTCACTTGTTCCGGAACCTGCGAATCTATTCAGTGTCCCGTAACTGACGAGGAGGTACAATCGTGCAGTATGGATAATGATTGTCTTTCCGGATTGGAATCATGCCAAGGATTCGATCTGCAATTCGCTTGCAGTGGGACATGCTCAATCTTGGCTGGCGAATGTCCGGAAGAG AGTTCGAATGCATCGGTTTCGACGGGGAAAGAGCTTGTACTGGCCAATGCGTCCGTATGCCTTGCCCCGGGGAGACCTGCTCGACCACGAGTGAGTGCATTGACGGACAAAAATGTTCTGGTGCAGATGATAATGAACCGTGCAGCGGTAGCTGCGAAACCTTTTCACTACGATTCCGCAATTATCGTGGCGAGCAGTTGCCAAACTTTGGCAAAGGATTTGATTTCGGGACATTATTCTTTACGAAACGAACGGTATTTGTGA
- a CDS encoding predicted protein, with translation MVEPLFLGKATLFDVTRVLMCTVAEKIWESSIEEPISVTKRFLGVADRTRVVDRQQSKNDTISDGETIAADARAIAEAFGKLEIAPEHEGIDTGFVTDDVDEPVYTTATAATTLPDALLQQVVSEDEEENDRYILDPLDLDRTSAQLEPEDDWFTQDELAAALRGLDPSQDLLCPPDSSWQSDEASDEDLPDQDQELPEIDILDLAYDGDFLASNGGEFSLDKSLFEPLQDLDYGFDHGSIDSPRNCHTSEESLIPTSDVGAPDCNKSNAIELLEQLESLTLDYHQDTEREENFEEIDNNEISLEQELPPWLFCQPCNSNSSDLEALEPLLTASTENYVERNRYDEQALDSLLDLRGLTLEDYSEYCLPQGDLEQLDTEEPTRKMLPSLSDNATSVTTGVDIRPDVQRLAQPILQTFDAIYESELSKAETTGTVAKQSTAKPPRSERLCLGHKERILGLDLSPCGQYLATASQDSTVRVWSTDTNQLLATVPHNSAYECLRVVWASPQWAENNIDRNGCACPYLLATGGADGIVRLFRSEKPTEWVLCATLDHAEMNHFEGEEEADTPQVYALQFIDHWKALPGSKESDTNSFLLTSSDDHVHLWEICSKSEGKKEESDNDSGESGNLRLREVFSMHFGDMHNQAYGVQVGHVTAAGLDIADATTSPIPISSGGDSGVFGGDRNPRGLVYVFDARYCEANGLLGAALSDGTLRLVNGRGVCLSLLQLPGHRSHLTSLAWDRTGECLATCVATGHLITWGVSVDEYANRVHATCRAVMEGGHDKGRPLFGTEFVGRDGDEEDDLLISWGVDGRLCLWDSFSTDEIDRPLAVLLHKPEYPIYAVDLMQDAFIAVGGGTGDGGGFVGIPVHLYKFPPKEKASPDPLQG, from the exons ATGGTCGAACCGCTTTTTTTGGGAAAGGCAACTCTCTTTGACGTAACGAGAGTCCTGATGTGCACCGTTGCGGAAAAAATTTGGGAAAGTTCTATCGAGGAACCCATTTCCGTGACAAAA CGCTTTCTTGGCGTCGCTGATCGGACTCGTGTTGTTGACCGGCAACAATCTAAGAACGACACCATTTCGGACGGAGAAACGATCGCGGCGGACGCACGTGCCATCGCGGAGGCGTTTGGTAAACTCGAAATTGCTCCCGAGCACGAGGGCATCGACACTGGATTTGTGACGGACGACGTTGACGAACCTGTCTATACCACGGCAACGGCTGCCACAACGCTTCCCGACGCGTTGCTGCAGCAAGTCGtttccgaagacgaggaggaaaaCGATCGGTATATTCTGGATCCGTTGGATCTTGACAGGACTTCGGCACAACTAGAACCCGAAGACGACTGGTTTACTCAAGACGAACTTGCTGCGGCATTGCGAGGGTTGGACCCCAGTCAAGACTTGCTGTGTCCGCCGGATTCTTCCTGGCAAAGCGACGAGGcgagcgacgaagacttgCCCGATCAGGATCAGGAACTCCCGGAAATCGATATATTGGATCTGGCTTACGACGGTGATTTTCTGGCTTCCAACGGAGGCGAATTTTCTTTGGACAAAAGTCTTTTCGAACCTCTACAAGATCTCGATTACGGTTTTGATCACGGATCGATCGACAGCCCTAGGAACTGTCATACAAGCGAGGAATCACTGATACCTACGAGTGACGTGGGGGCTCCTGATTGTAACAAAAGCAACGCGATCGAACTTTTGGAGCAATTGGAATCTCTTACGCTCGACTATCATCAGGATACAGAACGAGAGGAGAACTTTGAAGAAATAGACAACAACGAAATAAGCTTGGAGCAAGAGTTGCCACCGTGGCTATTCTGTCAACCTTGCAACTCCAATTCATCGGACCTTGAAGCACTGGAGCCACTACTAACCGCATCAACTGAAAACTACGTCGAACGCAATCGTTACGACGAACAAGCCCTGGATTCATTGCTGGATTTGCGCGGCTTAACATTGGAAGACTACTCGGAATACTGCCTACCTCAGGGTGATTTAGAACAATTGGATACGGAGGAACCGACTAGAAAAATGCTACCCTCGCTTTCGGACAACGCGACGTCGGTTACAACAGGTGTTGATATTCGACCTGATGTGCAAAGGTTGGCACAACCCATTTTGCAGACTTTTGATGCGATCTATGAATCAGAACTCAGCAAAGCGGAAACGACCGGAACAGTAGCGAAACAAAGCACTGCTAAGCCACCCCGGAGCGAACGACTCTGTTTAGGGCACAAGGAACGGATTCTTGGTTTGGATTTGTCTCCGTGCGGTCAGTACTTGGCGACAGCCAGTCAAGATTCAACCGTTCGCGTATGGTCAACCGACACGAACCAATTGCTCGCAACAGTGCCGCACAATTCGGCCTATGAATGTTTGAGAGTAGTCTGGGCTAGTCCACAATGGGCTGAAAACAATATAGATCGTAACGGTTGTGCTTGCCCTTACTTGCTGGCGACGGGCGGTGCCGATGGAATTGTTCGATTATTTCGGAGTGAGAAGCCGACCGAGTGGGTATTGTGTGCCACTTTGGACCATGCGGAAATGAATCATTTTGAGGGCGAAGAAGAGGCCGATACACCTCAAGTATATGCACTTCAATTCATTGATCATTGGAAAGCTTTGCCGGGTTCAAAAGAATCTGACACGAATTCGTTCCTCTTGACATCATCGGATGACCACGTTCATCTATGGGAAATTTGTTCTAAATCCGAGgggaaaaaagaagaatccgACAATGACAGCGGCGAATCGGGGAATCTTCGGTTGCGTGAAGTCTTTAGTATGCACTTTGGCGATATGCATAATCAGGCCTATGGCGTGCAAGTCGGGCATGTTACAGCTGCCGGGCTCGACATTGCGGATGCCACGACCAGCCCTATCCCTATAAGTAGCGGTGGAGATTCAGGTGTTTTTGGCGGAGATCGTAATCCGAGAGGCCTCGTGTACGTTTTTGATGCGCGGTATTGTGAAGCGAACGGACTTCTGGGAGCCGCTCTATCGGATGGAACCTTGCGCCTCGTCAATGGACGTGGGGTATGTCTTTCGTTGTTGCAGCTACCCGGTCATCGCTCGCACTTAACTTCACTTGCTTGGGATCGAACGGGAGAATGTCTCGCAACTTGCGTAGCGACAGGGCATTTAATTACATGGGGAGTCTCCGTTGATGAATACGCCAATCGTGTGCACGCCACCTGTCGTGCTGTGATGGAAGGTGGCCACGACAAAGGTCGACCTCTGTTTGGTACGGAATTTGTAGGGCGTGATGGGGATGAGGAAGATGATCTTTTGATTTCATGGGGTGTCGATGGGCGGCTTTGTTTGTGGGATTCTTTTTCCACTGACGAAATAGATCGACCGCTAGCCGTGCTCTTACACAAACCGGAATATCCTATATACGCAGTGGACTTAATGCAAGATGCTTTTATTGCGGTTGGCGGCGGCACGGGGGATGGTGGAGGTTTTGTCGGCATTCCTGTTCATCTTTACAAATTTCCACCGAAAGAAAAGGCATCACCAGACCCTCTCCAAGGATAG
- a CDS encoding chitinase chitin binding glycoside hydrolase family 1 (Chitinase with 5' signal peptide, multiple chitin binding domains, and a glycoside hydrolase family 18 domain. Amino acid translation has chitinase active site. Similar to Thaps model 3' end, EST support at 5' end.), whose translation MTIAIYQSIFSLILVGGFLSSTSLAATCSGGTIGDGICVDNTLCCSRFGWCGLGPDWCDEGNTASPPTPAAAPTITGSPPSPVPPTVPVILNDDSRMIAYMGNWHTCPTAAQLTQYTHVVLAFAVSYTWAPGKNQCDTQCNIATPPVCNNAPNDSLISDLHAAGKKIILSFGGAGMGGSWSSSQDDCWDYCFGKEEKVVSRLTEIIDDMNLDGIDIDYEYFYEDNQNGSGFTKGAQAQKFLTEITVGLRNSLPAGSIVTHAPMDSDLVPGKAFYKLLKDISGTLDFIMPQYYNGLVRPALDGVDGSGFGQETSISLYSQLANDYFGGDATKIVFGFCIKDCSGTNSNANAVQAAAVMSELSSVYDCNGGAFFWVVNDDTNGSWSSQVNQVVQLNAGCAASNSPSTVAPSSFVATTHPSAAPTKQPNQSPMAAPTKGTPNPSFAPTSKPSLRATTAPSNADGFEETKCCPPDFTGLRALDNCSKFFHCVGGAVVGPETSCGSGLLFDQKFMYCNWSDQVACVPNVC comes from the coding sequence ATGACGATTGCCATCTACCAGTCGATTTTCTCGTTAATTCTCGTTGGAGGATTTCTTTCTTCAACCTCACTTGCTGCTACCTGCAGTGGGGGCACGATAGGCGACGGTATCTGTGTCGACAACACCTTGTGCTGTTCACGATTTGGCTGGTGCGGATTAGGTCCCGATTGGTGTGATGAAGGCAATACAGCATCCCCTCCTACTCCTGCTGCAGCTCCAACCATAACAGGCTCACCGCCCTCACCGGTTCCACCTACAGTTCCCGTCATACTAAATGACGACTCTCGAATGATTGCCTACATGGGAAACTGGCATACCTGTCCGACAGCCGCGCAACTCACTCAGTACACGCACGTGGTCTTAGCATTTGCAGTTTCGTATACTTGGGCTCCTGGTAAGAACCAATGTGATACACAGTGTAACATTGCCACACCGCCTGTTTGCAACAATGCACCGAACGACTCTTTGATCAGCGACCTACACGCCGCTGGCAAGAAGATCATTCTCAGTTTCGGCGGTGCTGGTATGGGAGGAAGCTGGTCGTCCTCACAGGATGACTGCTGGGACTACTGTTTCGGGAAAGAAGAGAAGGTTGTTTCGCGCCTGACTGAGATTATTGATGACATGAACTTGGACGGTATCGATATTGACTACGAGTATTTTTACGAAGACAATCAGAATGGCTCGGGATTTACTAAGGGAGCACAAGCCCAGAAGTTCCTTACAGAAATTACTGTCGGCCTGCGCAATAGTCTTCCAGCTGGATCGATTGTCACCCATGCTCCTATGGATTCTGATTTGGTTCCGGGAAAAGCATTCTATAAGTTGTTGAAGGATATCAGTGGAACTTTGGATTTCATCATGCCACAGTATTACAATGGCCTGGTGCGTCCAGCCTTGGATGGAGTTGATGGATCTGGATTTGGGCAAGAAACATCTATATCCCTTTACTCTCAGTTGGCGAACGATTATTTTGGTGGTGACGCCACCAAAATTGTATTCGGGTTCTGCATCAAGGATTGTAGTGGGACTAACAGCAATGCCAACGCGGTTCAGGCGGCAGCGGTCATGAGCGAATTAAGCAGCGTGTACGACTGCAACGGTGGAGCCTTCTTTTGGGTTGTCAATGATGATACTAATGGGTCTTGGTCCTCCCAAGTGAACCAAGTTGTGCAGCTCAATGCTGGGTGTGCGGCGTCAAACTCTCCCAGTACTGTCGCTCCCTCGTCTTTTGTTGCCACGACCCATCCTAGTGCTGCTCCGACCAAACAACCGAACCAAAGTCCCATGGCTGCACCCACGAAGGGAACGCCGAACCCGTCTTTCGCACCCACCAGCAAACCTTCGCTCCGCGCCACTACTGCACCCAGCAACGCAGATGGTTTCGAAGAAACCAAATGTTGCCCGCCGGACTTCACAGGACTGCGGGCCTTGGACAATTGTTCCAAGTTTTTCCACTGTGTGGGTGGTGCCGTTGTGGGTCCAGAGACAAGTTGTGGCAGTGGGTTGTTGTTTGACCAGAAGTTCATGTACTGTAACTGGAGTGACCAGGTGGCTTGTGTTCCCAACGTTTGTTAA
- a CDS encoding predicted protein, whose amino-acid sequence MASHTSRSLLWALLSCLALAQTTDAFALHSRTQRSNHALSRVFGTASPDGPRPNDSNSDFPPEEDSAAYKGDIDWDGEWKKVVAKQNMPQKRPGKDFYKSDAEIAAIRAANLATEQANKVASNIPQVPEWRSLQGDWKFWVGLLAIVSVGFSLLSAAGTQGGAPVIGTADSYYI is encoded by the exons ATGGCGAGTCATACCTCTCGTAGCTTACTCTGGGCCTTGTTGTCGTGCCTTGCGCTGGCACAGACAACAGATGCCTTTGCCCTGCACTCGAGAACTCAGCGTTCGAACCACGCCTTGTCTCGTGTATTCGGCACGGCCTCTCCCGATGGACCCCGCCcgaacgacagcaacagcgaCTTTCCGCCCGAAGAAGACTCTGCTGCCTACAAGGGAGATATTGATTGGGACGGagaatggaaaaaggtggTAGCCAAGCAAAATATGCCCCAAAAACGGCCCGGAAAGGATTTTTACAAGTCCGACGCCGAAATTGCCGCCATTCGTGCGGCCAACCTAGCCACTGAACAAGCCAACAAGGTGGCTTCCAATATCCCCCAAGTACCAGAATGGAGATCCTTGCAAGGAGACTGGAAA TTTTGGGTCGGACTTTTGGCCATTGTGAGTGTTGGGTTTTCGCTCTTGTCGGCGGCAGGCACACAGGGAGGAGCCCCGGTAATTGGCACTGCCGATTCATACTACATTTAA